Proteins from a single region of Rhodospirillales bacterium:
- a CDS encoding valine--tRNA ligase: MLEKTCNFRQIEDRWYAAWEAAGAFACGRRPDADPYTIVIPPPNVTGSLHMGHALNNTLQDILVRRARMQGRDVLWQPGTDHAGIATQMVVERNLAKEKLTRHDLGRERFIERVWSWKADSGGTIIGQLRRLGASCDWGRERFTMDEGLSVAVRAVFVALHKQGLIYRDKRLVNWDPLLATAISDLEVEQREIKGKFWTLRYPVEGEPGRFVCVATTRPETMLGDTAVAVHPDDPRYVDLIGKCVLLPIAERPIPIIADEHADPEKGTGAVKITPAHDFNDFEVGRRHDLAMINVLDARAAMDASPYVPERFHGLDRYEARDAIVAELTALGLMEKIEDHTLMMPYGDRSGVVIEPWLMDQWFVDAKTLAEPAIRAVEDGQVRFVPEQWTKTYYEWMRNIQPWCVSRQIWWGHQIPAWYGPDGAIFVERTEEEAHAAAAHRYGHPAELRRDPDVLDTWFSSALWPFSTLGWPDEAPEVARYYPTDVLVTGFDIIFFWVARMMMMGLKFCDDVPFRTVYVHALVRDEKGQKMSKSKGNVIDPLKLIDTYGADALRFTLTALAVQGRDVKLAEARVEGYRNFCTKLWNAARFCEMNGAVPAPGFDPAACRETVNRWLVGKVADAAARAGAGLDAYRFNEYADALYHFTWGTFCDWYVEFAKPMLVGSPAVQAETRAVASWALEQILCLLHPVMPFITEELFQAMADRGGLVLVDRPWPAFDAALIDPAAEAEMDWVVRLISQVRAVRSEMNVPAGAKVPLLLKDADAVATARLDRHRELITTLARLSSADVLNGDAPKGCVQDVLDGASVLLPIADVIDIGAERARLGKELARLDGEVARVDKKLANEAFLAKAKPEVIETERERRVAAEAARARLGDALRRLAAL; this comes from the coding sequence ATGCTCGAAAAGACCTGCAACTTCCGCCAGATTGAAGACAGATGGTATGCCGCTTGGGAGGCTGCCGGGGCTTTTGCCTGCGGCCGCCGTCCGGACGCTGACCCCTATACGATTGTTATCCCGCCGCCGAACGTCACCGGCAGCCTGCATATGGGTCACGCGCTTAACAACACCCTGCAGGACATTCTCGTCCGCCGTGCCCGCATGCAGGGGCGCGACGTTCTGTGGCAGCCAGGAACCGACCACGCTGGCATTGCCACGCAGATGGTGGTTGAGCGCAATCTGGCAAAAGAGAAGCTCACCCGTCATGATCTCGGCCGCGAGCGTTTTATCGAGCGGGTATGGTCGTGGAAGGCTGACTCGGGCGGGACGATCATTGGCCAGCTTCGCCGGCTGGGAGCCTCGTGCGACTGGGGTCGCGAGCGCTTCACCATGGACGAGGGCCTGTCCGTGGCGGTCCGTGCCGTTTTCGTCGCCTTGCACAAGCAAGGTTTGATCTACCGCGACAAGCGGCTGGTTAACTGGGACCCGCTGCTGGCGACGGCGATTTCCGATCTCGAGGTCGAGCAGCGCGAGATCAAAGGCAAGTTCTGGACCTTGCGTTATCCGGTCGAGGGCGAGCCCGGGCGCTTCGTGTGCGTCGCCACCACCCGACCGGAGACCATGCTGGGTGACACCGCCGTGGCGGTGCACCCCGACGATCCGCGCTATGTTGATCTCATCGGCAAGTGCGTGCTGTTACCGATTGCTGAGCGGCCGATTCCGATTATCGCCGACGAGCATGCCGATCCCGAAAAGGGCACCGGCGCGGTCAAGATCACCCCGGCGCACGACTTCAATGACTTCGAGGTGGGACGGCGCCACGACCTTGCGATGATTAACGTTCTTGACGCGCGTGCGGCGATGGACGCGAGTCCCTACGTGCCCGAGCGCTTCCATGGGCTCGACCGTTACGAGGCCCGCGATGCCATCGTTGCAGAGCTTACCGCCCTCGGCCTGATGGAGAAGATCGAGGACCATACGCTGATGATGCCCTATGGCGATCGTTCCGGCGTCGTCATCGAGCCGTGGCTAATGGATCAGTGGTTCGTCGACGCCAAGACCCTGGCCGAGCCGGCCATTCGCGCTGTCGAGGACGGGCAGGTGCGCTTCGTTCCGGAGCAGTGGACGAAGACTTATTACGAGTGGATGCGCAACATCCAGCCGTGGTGCGTTTCCCGCCAGATCTGGTGGGGCCACCAGATCCCCGCCTGGTATGGCCCTGATGGCGCGATCTTCGTCGAGCGGACGGAGGAGGAGGCGCACGCCGCCGCCGCCCACCGCTATGGCCATCCGGCTGAACTCCGGCGCGATCCGGATGTGCTGGATACGTGGTTTTCCTCGGCGCTGTGGCCGTTCTCAACGCTCGGCTGGCCGGACGAGGCACCTGAAGTCGCGCGCTATTATCCGACCGACGTTCTCGTCACCGGCTTCGACATCATCTTCTTCTGGGTGGCGCGGATGATGATGATGGGACTGAAGTTCTGTGACGACGTGCCCTTTCGCACCGTTTACGTGCACGCGCTGGTCCGCGACGAGAAGGGCCAGAAGATGTCGAAGTCGAAGGGCAACGTCATCGATCCGCTCAAGTTGATCGATACCTACGGCGCGGACGCACTGCGCTTCACGCTCACCGCTCTCGCCGTCCAGGGGCGCGACGTCAAGCTCGCCGAGGCGCGGGTGGAAGGCTACCGCAACTTTTGCACCAAACTGTGGAATGCCGCACGCTTTTGCGAGATGAACGGCGCCGTGCCCGCTCCGGGTTTTGATCCCGCCGCCTGTCGCGAGACGGTCAACCGCTGGCTTGTCGGCAAGGTCGCCGACGCGGCGGCGCGTGCCGGCGCGGGGCTCGATGCCTATCGCTTCAACGAATACGCCGATGCGCTCTATCACTTCACCTGGGGCACCTTCTGTGACTGGTACGTCGAATTTGCCAAGCCGATGTTGGTGGGCTCGCCTGCGGTGCAGGCGGAGACGCGTGCGGTGGCAAGCTGGGCGCTGGAACAGATCTTGTGCCTGCTGCATCCGGTGATGCCGTTCATTACCGAGGAGCTGTTCCAGGCGATGGCCGATCGCGGCGGCCTCGTGCTTGTCGATCGCCCGTGGCCTGCGTTCGATGCCGCTCTGATCGATCCGGCCGCCGAGGCGGAAATGGACTGGGTGGTGCGACTGATCAGCCAGGTGCGCGCGGTGCGTTCGGAAATGAACGTTCCGGCGGGGGCCAAGGTCCCGCTGTTGCTGAAGGACGCGGACGCGGTGGCCACCGCCAGGCTGGACCGGCATCGCGAGCTGATCACCACGCTCGCGCGCCTGTCCTCCGCCGACGTGCTCAACGGTGACGCGCCCAAGGGGTGCGTGCAGGACGTTCTCGACGGCGCCAGCGTGCTGCTGCCGATCGCCGACGTCATTGACATCGGTGCTGAACGCGCGCGCCTCGGCAAGGAACTGGCGCGTCTCGACGGCGAGGTCGCCCGGGTCGACAAGAAGCTCGCCAACGAAGCCTTTCTTGCCAAGGCGAAGCCGGAGGTTATCGAAACCGAACGCGAGCGCCGTGTCGCCGCCGAGGCGGCGCGCGCCCGTCTGGGCGACGCCCTACGCCGTCTGGCGGCGCTGTGA